One Nostoc punctiforme PCC 73102 DNA window includes the following coding sequences:
- a CDS encoding transposase, protein MLPSFYQKFLEKYLSQSQLITLKMLVWLLQNQKQVRLERLAATLPLPIQQNSRRRHLQRFLTLNALSVVLLWFPIIEEILGKQIKAGSQVIIALDRTQWKENNVLMVSVIYQKRAWPIYWYLLEKDGCSNFQEQQKVLRPVIRLLKNYKIVIIGDREFHSIELAEWLHRKNLSFVFRQKKDTTFREKRQKFQP, encoded by the coding sequence ATGTTGCCCTCATTCTATCAAAAGTTTTTAGAGAAATACCTGAGTCAATCACAGTTAATAACTTTGAAGATGTTGGTGTGGTTGTTACAAAATCAAAAACAAGTCAGATTAGAAAGGCTGGCTGCAACACTACCTTTACCCATACAGCAAAATAGTCGGAGGCGACACTTACAAAGATTCCTAACGCTGAATGCTTTGAGTGTAGTGTTACTGTGGTTTCCCATAATTGAAGAGATACTTGGTAAGCAAATCAAAGCTGGCTCACAAGTAATTATTGCACTAGATAGAACACAATGGAAAGAAAATAATGTGCTAATGGTAAGTGTAATTTACCAAAAAAGAGCATGGCCAATATATTGGTACTTGTTAGAAAAAGATGGTTGCAGTAACTTCCAAGAGCAACAAAAAGTTTTACGCCCAGTGATTCGCTTGTTAAAAAATTACAAAATAGTGATTATTGGCGATAGAGAGTTTCATAGTATAGAATTAGCGGAGTGGTTACACAGGAAGAATCTCAGCTTTGTATTCCGTCAAAAAAAGGACACAACCTTCCGAGAGAAAAGACAAAAATTTCAGCCTTGA
- a CDS encoding transposase, producing the protein MTQKRGFGRFNLAVYWKRKYRNKQEPEPWYLLTNLPDLETAAQIYGARFGIEAMFRDCKTGGYNLEGSKANPDRLVRLIFLIALAMTSAWLHGQRTKLQKQESYICRTQEKSRTSKRHSNFWIGLYGQNWIVAWNECQAWVEELVASIRNKQSFYLRGLRAMKLIQKAL; encoded by the coding sequence TTGACTCAAAAACGAGGGTTTGGCAGATTTAATTTAGCAGTATATTGGAAAAGAAAATATCGCAATAAACAGGAACCAGAACCTTGGTATTTATTAACTAATCTGCCTGATTTAGAAACTGCTGCTCAAATCTACGGAGCGCGTTTCGGCATTGAAGCTATGTTCCGTGATTGTAAAACAGGTGGTTATAATCTCGAAGGTTCTAAAGCTAATCCTGATAGACTTGTGCGTTTAATTTTCTTAATTGCTTTAGCCATGACAAGTGCTTGGTTACACGGACAAAGAACTAAATTGCAAAAACAAGAATCTTATATTTGTCGCACTCAAGAAAAAAGTCGAACTTCTAAACGACATAGTAATTTTTGGATAGGTTTATATGGTCAAAATTGGATAGTCGCTTGGAATGAATGTCAAGCATGGGTTGAGGAACTGGTCGCTTCCATTCGCAATAAGCAGAGCTTTTATCTCAGGGGTTTAAGGGCTATGAAGCTTATACAGAAAGCACTTTAG
- a CDS encoding CHAT domain-containing protein — protein sequence MPYDTFVELNTAFELAETKWLQGNLLGAYDDLCKIFTHRLLYSRLVDADLKVIQSLADLAGLLGEFQAADDLLCGAVDLYKESKNECLADYTCLRRIQLCIDRGTLDQAQDLLQEMAPRIGDINNIQFVLPGLLRWEAGCFWHDTDSEDRTVLFAELYLAMGRLLAALGQYGEALVALQRGLFHAEGEKVSSLAQQTILPLKLAIASVLQEKGHFEDAQTYLSDLESQLNQPQHPEHFIHWLELSGKLNLLLGNLGTSLKQFRQVQERCCQLRSQRAVLRSNLSLAHILIFLNQTSAAQSYLMDTQSDASTIDDAALAARADLLLQLCYARSRSLVVNSPVELSVFGMNKKINNKQAVAEVEARLDLSTQSSNYLTWFEDRALAFQWQLSNLNLKTAGDLLQHIKKVFNCTDSVLIKIQIRVLEGTFAYYEGTENSDLTKIYQAHQILEEIHPQLQNIGLRPELWQVQRILVWCRTRLNYPLPEIEALTASTNYLLEQITSSLAPEDQVFYLLNKWTADEEYIAAQINQLQRLQLKVSTGAFWLFLWQRLQLIQQLNALVEHIDRYKDVLAKRTIKGDRIKVPFLPPASLWLRLLTHPKDRITLSFLILPDRVLVVKTGRFLFDFHVILTTRLEVRNQVQHWYKLIKNINNGRDIYDQPINSIDSNRDINYHRDMNVNWQGEYEEEMAEVANVGQEVAKTLAEMLAFPKLLEGLPKDIRALTIVPDDILHGFPFAAIRYKEKYLIEHYAISIAYESKGRRSPSNSIISKQKALVVGVSNGNKQFSFLKGVKPELKQVEDWLDRNHIHRFSFVNSSKSTVVENLSQVTLLHIACHGTFELNQPDQSGLVFISDYKEQEILSLRELSEMNLTNLRHATLSSCWSADHFILPGRWIISLPETLWRSGTQSILGCLWKVDDKIAVSFMTRFYNYLDKFPRDEALHRTQLDCLNNCLPNCNVNTDSLFLWAGFNLYGDYTALN from the coding sequence TTGCCATACGATACCTTTGTTGAACTCAACACTGCTTTTGAATTAGCCGAAACAAAATGGCTTCAAGGCAATTTACTAGGGGCTTACGATGATTTATGCAAAATTTTTACTCATCGCCTTTTATATTCCCGGTTGGTTGATGCAGATTTGAAAGTTATCCAGTCCTTGGCAGACTTAGCTGGTTTATTGGGTGAATTCCAAGCGGCTGATGACTTGCTTTGTGGAGCTGTTGATTTATATAAGGAGTCAAAGAATGAATGTTTAGCTGATTATACTTGTCTAAGACGTATTCAACTATGCATAGATAGAGGAACTTTAGATCAAGCACAAGACTTACTGCAAGAAATGGCTCCACGCATTGGGGACATTAATAATATTCAATTTGTGTTACCAGGATTATTACGGTGGGAGGCGGGTTGTTTTTGGCATGATACCGACTCAGAAGACCGGACTGTTTTATTTGCTGAATTATACCTAGCGATGGGGCGATTGCTAGCTGCTTTGGGACAATACGGAGAGGCTCTTGTTGCTTTGCAACGGGGTTTATTTCATGCTGAGGGAGAGAAAGTATCTTCTTTAGCACAGCAAACTATACTACCACTAAAGTTGGCGATCGCCTCTGTCCTCCAGGAAAAGGGACATTTTGAGGATGCACAGACTTATCTCTCCGATTTAGAAAGCCAACTCAATCAACCCCAGCATCCAGAACATTTTATCCATTGGTTGGAACTATCTGGTAAACTCAATCTGCTTTTGGGAAATTTAGGTACTAGTTTAAAACAATTCCGACAAGTTCAAGAAAGATGCTGTCAACTTCGTTCACAACGCGCGGTGTTGCGTTCAAACCTCAGTCTTGCCCATATCTTAATTTTTCTCAACCAAACCAGTGCTGCTCAGAGTTATTTAATGGACACCCAAAGCGATGCCTCTACTATTGATGATGCAGCTTTAGCAGCAAGGGCAGACTTATTATTGCAACTATGCTATGCCCGTAGTCGTTCCCTTGTGGTTAATAGTCCTGTGGAACTCTCAGTATTTGGAATGAATAAAAAAATAAATAATAAACAAGCTGTAGCAGAAGTAGAAGCAAGACTAGACTTATCAACTCAATCTTCCAATTATTTAACTTGGTTTGAAGACCGCGCATTAGCCTTTCAATGGCAGTTGAGCAACCTCAATCTGAAAACTGCGGGCGATTTACTCCAGCACATAAAAAAGGTATTCAATTGTACTGATTCGGTCCTGATCAAAATACAAATACGGGTATTGGAAGGAACTTTTGCTTACTATGAAGGCACAGAGAACAGTGACTTGACCAAAATTTATCAAGCACATCAGATTTTGGAGGAAATTCATCCTCAATTACAGAACATAGGTTTAAGACCAGAACTTTGGCAGGTACAGAGGATATTAGTTTGGTGTCGCACTAGATTAAATTATCCACTCCCGGAAATAGAAGCTTTAACAGCATCAACAAATTATTTACTAGAACAAATTACCTCATCCCTTGCGCCAGAAGACCAGGTATTTTATCTGTTGAATAAATGGACAGCAGATGAGGAATACATTGCTGCACAAATTAATCAGTTGCAACGTTTGCAACTAAAAGTTAGTACGGGAGCTTTTTGGCTCTTTCTTTGGCAACGCTTGCAGCTAATACAACAACTGAATGCTTTAGTGGAACATATCGACAGATACAAGGATGTATTAGCCAAACGTACAATTAAAGGCGACAGAATAAAAGTTCCATTTTTACCTCCTGCATCATTGTGGCTACGGCTGTTGACTCACCCAAAAGACAGAATTACTCTTTCATTTTTGATTCTGCCAGATCGTGTTTTAGTTGTGAAAACAGGGCGATTTTTATTTGATTTTCATGTTATTCTTACTACTCGTTTGGAAGTGCGTAATCAGGTACAACACTGGTACAAACTTATCAAGAATATTAACAATGGTCGAGATATCTATGACCAACCAATCAACAGTATTGATAGCAACCGTGATATTAATTATCATCGAGATATGAATGTGAATTGGCAGGGCGAATATGAAGAAGAGATGGCAGAGGTAGCAAATGTGGGGCAGGAAGTAGCTAAAACTCTTGCAGAAATGCTAGCATTTCCCAAGCTGCTAGAAGGTTTACCCAAAGACATTCGGGCATTGACAATTGTACCTGATGATATTTTGCATGGCTTTCCGTTTGCCGCCATACGCTACAAAGAAAAGTATTTAATTGAGCATTATGCCATTTCTATAGCTTACGAGTCCAAAGGTAGGCGATCGCCTTCTAATTCAATTATTTCCAAACAAAAAGCGTTAGTAGTAGGCGTGTCTAACGGTAACAAGCAATTTTCATTCCTAAAAGGAGTTAAACCAGAACTAAAACAGGTAGAAGACTGGCTAGATCGCAATCATATTCATCGCTTTTCTTTTGTAAATAGTTCTAAAAGTACTGTTGTTGAAAATTTATCTCAAGTAACCTTACTTCATATTGCTTGTCATGGCACTTTTGAGTTAAATCAACCAGACCAGTCAGGACTGGTATTTATCTCTGATTATAAAGAACAAGAGATTCTCAGCCTCAGAGAATTATCAGAAATGAACTTAACGAATTTGCGCCATGCAACCCTCTCTTCCTGTTGGTCAGCAGATCACTTTATCCTCCCTGGTCGCTGGATTATCAGCTTACCAGAAACACTCTGGCGGTCTGGAACTCAAAGCATTCTTGGTTGTCTTTGGAAGGTAGACGATAAAATCGCAGTATCTTTTATGACCCGTTTTTACAACTATTTAGATAAATTCCCACGAGATGAAGCTTTGCATCGGACTCAGTTAGATTGCCTAAATAACTGTCTGCCTAACTGCAATGTAAATACTGATAGCCTTTTCTTATGGGCAGGATTTAATCTTTATGGCGACTACACAGCTTTAAATTGA